The window CGCCGATGTTTTTGCGGTACCAGCGCCACGCCTCGGGGTTGATCGGTTCGCCGACCGAACCGAGAAGCCGCAAGGAGGAAAGGTTGTGCTTAGCCGGATACTCTTCACCAAAGCGCATAAACATTCTGATGGCGGTCGGTGATGTGTAAAGAATCGTTACCTTTTCCTTTTCGATGATTGACCACCAGCGGTCTGGTGCCGGATAGTCAGGCGCGCCCTCATAGAGGATAGAGGTGGCACCTAACATCAACGGTGCATAGACGATGTAAGAATGGCCTGTGACCCAGCCGATGTCAGCGGCACACCAGTAGATGTCATCGGGTTTAATGTCAAATACAAATTTCAATGTCGTGTAGGTGCCAACCGCATAGCCGCCATGGACATGAACCACACCTTTGGGTTTGCCGGTCGTGCCTGAAGTGTACAGGATATAAAGCATATCCTCGGCATCGAGCGGCTCAGTTGGGCACTCTTCGGATTCGTTTGCGGTGATTTCGTGCCACCAGAGGTCGCGGCCCGGTTTCATATCCACCGGATTACCGGCGCGCCTAAATACGATGCAGTGTTCAATGGAGGGCGATTCGGCGAGTGCCGGGTCAGCGTTTGCTTTCAGGGTAACGAGTTTCCCCCGGCGATAAGCACCGTCGGCGGTTATCAAAACCTTTGCCTCGGCATCTTGAATCCGGTCACGGAGCGAAGCGGAGGAAAAGCCCGAGAAAACTACCGAATGAATCGCGCCGATTTTGGCACAGGCAAGCATCGCTACCGGTAACTGGGGAATCATCGGCATAAATATTGTTACCCGGTCACCCTTTTTCACACCAAGACGCTTGAGGGCGTTTGCCAGTTTGTTGACCTCTTTATAAAGTTGGGCATAGGTCCATTTTTCCACTTCGCCTGGTTCCGAGTGGTAGATGTAGGCGATTTTGTCTTTGACTCCGGTCTTCATATGCCGGTCAACACAGTTGCTGGCGATGTTGAATTTGCCACCGATAAACCATTTGTAGAAAGGAGCCTGGGACTCATCAAGAACCTTTTCCCAGGGCTTAAACCATTCCAGTTCCTTTGCCATTTCACCCCAGTACCATTCAAGGTCGCGCGCCCGCGCCAAGAGTTCGTCCAGCGTCTTGATGCCGTGCTTCTTCATAAACGCCATCACATTGGAGTTTTCCACCAACTCCTTTGGTGGCTCGTAAAAGTTTGCTTCAGCAGCCATTTATCCTCCTTTGATTTTTTTAATTAAATTCTTCTTATAAAAGGTTTTGTAGTATAGGGTGGAATTAATTCAGTGTCAAGCGAAGAGTCTGAGTAATTAAGGCGTTATTATTAGGGCGCGGCAGTTGAAGAAAACCGGTACCGGCGGGCGAATTGTGTCAGAGAAAATTCCGGAGAGAGAAACAAATAAAGGGCTTTTATCTATCTTACAAGGCAGTTTGATGAACAGAGCAGGTTTGCTGTGCCGGTAGTTATCGCACAGTATGTCAAAAGGTTATCTGCATGATAAGGTGTCGGTTATTTTAACCCGTTATGAATCAACAAATTAGCAGGACAGGTTGCGGTTAATGTTAAACCTAATGCTACTTCTGATAGGGTCCTGATAGGGGCTTGGTGAGTTGCTGTTAGAGCTGGTCTGTATTTGAGTCGGGGAACGGCTCAGGGAGCGGTTCTGGGAGTGGTTTTCTGGGTGATTCGTGGTGTGAATTGGTAAGCGGGTTAACGACTGATGTTGACCAGACGGTAGTGAGAATATATTGACAGAGCGACCGCTTTTGGATAATAGAATTATATACGCAATAACAGATAAGGAGGCGCTATATGCCGGTATATGAGTACAGTTGTGATGATTGCGGTCATAAGTTTGACATTGTCGCCACTCTGGCAGAGAAGGAGGCAGGTCTGAAACCGGTTTGCCCGAATTGTGGTGGGAGAAGGGTGCACCAGATTTTTGGCCGGTTTACGGTTGTTGGGGGGTCAAAGAGCGAAGTGGATTTTGATGCGGGTATCGGGGATGAGGATTTAGAGGATAGTGAAGATTTGGGCGCGGGTTTGAGCGACCTTGATGAGGAACTGGGTGATGAAGGTGATATCGGGGAAAGTGATGAGTTTGATATTGATTGATTTTTAAAAGGAGGAGAGATGTTCTGGTATGACTGGATGGCGTTAGGGGTTGTTTTAGGAGTGGCGATAATCCAGACGGTAAGGACGAGTAAAGCCGGGGGGATGGGGTTGACGTTGTTTGAGTTCGGTGGTTTGGTTGTTGCGGCGGTTGGGGCGGTCAATCTTTCGGGTTCGCTTGCTGAGTTGATAGGGGTCCAGCGGCTGGTGATGATGGTGATTCTTTTTGTTGTGTTTGCGGTTATCGGTTTTATTGTTGCCCGGTGGCTTTTTGGTTTGACGGGCTGGAGTTTTGAGTCGTTAGACGGTTTCTTTGGATTTGTCTGGGGTTTTGGTGCCGGGGTGGTCATCGCCCATATGATACTCCGATTGATTATTGAGTCCCAGGGTCCTAATGGCGCGGTGGCGGAAAATCTTGTCAATGCGCCGATTACCCGGGAGGTGTTTTATTTCAAAACCTGGAATGCGCTGATGAATCTGCTCTTTAAGGCAAAACTGGGGCCGGATTTCAATCCGGATGTCAATTGAGAGTTTTTCGTCAATTCAGGGTTGACGGAAAATTGCACTTTTCATAGAATCAGGATGTGATTGAAATCTACACCGGCGATGGCAAAGGGAAAACGACCGCAGCATTAGGACTTGCGCTGCGCGCCGCCGGTCATAACTGGCGGGTGTTAATTGTCCAGTTTATGAAGGGTGACCCGGAATATGGCGAAGTCAAGGCGGTAAGGTTTGTTCCCGGGATTGAATTGCATCAGTTCGGATTGAAGACCTTTGTTAAAAGGGGCAGTCCTGATGAGGAGGATGTCCGGTTGGCAAACAAAGGGCTAAAGTTTGCGCAAGCGGCGATAAAAGGGGGCGGGTATCAGATGGTGATTCTGGATGAGGTCAATGTGGCAATAGATTATGGGTTACTTTCCCTAAGCGAGGTGTTACAGTTGGTCAAGGAGTGCCCCAAGGATGTGGAACTGGTTTTGACCGGCAGGAATGCCCCGCCGGAGTTAATTGCGGCGGCGGATTTGGTAAGTGAGGTGCGCGAGATTAAGCACCCGTTTCAAAAGGGGGTCGTGAATCGTGTCGGAATCGACCATTGATGAGTTGATCAGCCGTTTTCGGAATGGTGACCGCCGCGCCTGCGGACAGATAATTTCGCTGGTGGAAAACAATCTGCCCGAAGGGGCTTTAGTTCTGAATCAACTTTATCCTTTGATGGGCAGGGCATACCGGATTGGTATCACCGGGCCACCAGGTGCAGGTAAGAGCACGCTGGTGGAGAAGTTGGCACTGGCGTTGCGCCGCAGCGGGGAAACGGTCGGGATTGTTGCGGTTGACCCGACTTCGCCTTTTTCGGGTGGGGCGGTGCTGGGCGACCGGGTTCGAATGGGCGGACTTTTTACCGACCCCGGGGTGTACATTCGTTCAATGGCAACCCGGGGCAGTTTAGGTGGGCTGGCACGGAAGACAAAAGAGGTGTGCGATGTGCTGGATGCATTCGGGAAGAATTATCTCATAATTGAGACCGTTGGCGTGGGCCAGATGGAACTGGATATCGCTGAGGCGGCGGATTCAACGGTGGTTGTGCTGGTGCCGGAGTCGGGCGATGCGATTCAGACCTTAAAAGCCGGTTTGATGGAGATTGGCGAAATTTACTGTGTAAATAAGAGTGACCGGGATGGCGCGGACCGGATGGTTCTTGAAATTCGGGCGATGCTTGAGATGCGGGCGAAAAATGACGGCTGGTTTCCACCGGTGGTGAAGACAATCGCCACAACGGGCGTCGGCGTTGACGAGCTATTACAGGGGGTGCTCAGCCATCGGCAGCATCAGGAGCAAACCGACCTACTGGCAGCGCGGCGTCGGCAGGCGCTCCGGATGGAGATGGAACGAATTGTCGAGGAGAAGTTGCGCCAGGAGTTTTTGTCCCAGCCCGAAGTTGTCCGCCTTATCGATAAACTGCTTATTGAAGTGGTAGAACGGAAAATTTCTCCTTATCAAGCCGCCGAGGCGGTCTGGAAAAGGTGTTTTAAAAGTGATTAAGGCAACTGAGCGAAGCGGGATTTGAGGAAAGGAGGTGTTGAATGGCTCAGGATGATTTAGAAAGGATAAGAGAAGAGAAGGCACGCTGGGAAAGGTGTGTTGACAAAGGAGACCCGAACCGGTTTCAGACGGTATCGGGCGTGCCGGTGGATATTATTTATACCCCGGCAGATATAAAGGATTTAGACTATCTACGCGATTTGGGATTTCCGGGCGAATATCCGTTTACCCGTGGCATCAGGCATAATATGTATCGCGGCCGATTGTGGACGATGCGACAGTTTTCCGGGTTCGGAACCGCGCGCCAGACAAACGCCCGATACAAATTTCTTTTAGCCCACGGTGAAACCGGGCTTTCGGTCGCGTTTGATTTCCCGACGCTTTACGGGCGTGATTCTGACGACCCGATGGCACGGGGCGAGGTGGGGAAATGCGGTGTTGCCGTCTCGTCGTTAGAAGATATGGAGACGCTTTTTGACGGCATTCCGCTGGGGGAAGTTTCTACTTCAATGACCATCAATGGTCCGGCAGCGGTGCTCTGGGCGTTTTATATTGTCGCAGCGGAGAAGCAGGGGGTGCCGAGTGAGAAGTTGCGCGGGACAATTCAGAATGACATTTTAAAGGAGTACATCGCCCAGAAGTCCTGGCTTTTCCCGCCCGAGCCCAGTTTGCGCATCATCACCGACATAATGGCATTTGGCGCCGAGCGGGTGCCAAAATGGAATACGATTTCAATCTCCGGTTACCACATCCGGGAGGCGGGTTCAACCGCGGTCCAGGAACTGGCGTTTACACTGAAAGACGGGATGACCTATGTGGAAGCGGGTATCAAAGCCGGGCTGGATGTGGATTCGTTTGCGCCCCGGCTTTCTTTCTTTTTTAACTCGCACCTTGACTTCTTTGAGGAGATTGCCAAATTTCGGGCGGCACGGCGCATCTGGGCAAGGGAAATGCGGGAGACCTTTAAGGCAAAAAAGCCCGAATCGTGGCTTTTGCGTTTTCACACCCAGACCGCGGGTTGCACCCTGACGGCACAGCAACCGGAAAATAACATTGTCCGGACCGCGTTCCAGGCGCTGGCAGCGGTGCTGGGTGGAACCCAGAGTTTGCACACCAACTCGATGGACGAAACCTGGGCACTGCCAACCGAGAAGGCGGTTTTAATCGCCCTCCGGACGCAGCAGATTATCGCTGAGGAGACCGGGGTGGTAAATGTGATTGACCCGCTGGGTGGTTCTTACTATCTTGAGCACCTTACGAATGAAATGGAGCGGCAGGCTTATGACTATTTTGCGAAGATTGATGCGCTGGGTGGTATGGTGAAGGCGATTGAACAGGGTTTTCCCCAGCGTGAGATCGCCGAAGCCGCTTACCGTTACCAGAAGGCGGTCGATGAAAATGTCCGGACGGTGGTTGGGGTCAATAAGTATGTGCTGGAAGGCGAGAAACTGGAAATTCCGATTCTTAAAATTGAACCCGAAGTCGAGAAAGAGCAGTGCGAACGGCTGGCGCGGTTACGGCAGCGCCGGGATAATGCCCGGGTTCAGCGGACATTAAAAGACTTAAAAGACGCCTGCGCCGGCAAGGACAATGTTATGTACCCGATTCTTGAGGCGGTGCGGGCTTATGCAACATTAGGAGAAATCTGTAATGCAATGAAGGAAATATTCGGTACTTATAGCGAGCCACCGATGTTTTAGGAGGTGAAAATGGCAAAAAAACTGAGGGTTCTGATTGCGAAGCCCGGACTTGATGGTCATGACCGGGGAGCCAAGGTGGTGGCGCGGGCACTGCGCGATGCGGGGTTTGAGGTGATTTACACCGGTTTACACCAGACACCTGAGATGATTGCAGAGGCGGCGATTCAAGAGGATGTTGATGCCGTGGGGCTTTCGATTCTATCCGGTGCCCATATGACACTTTTTCCGGAGGTGATGCGTTTACTCAAAGAGAAGGGCGGGGAAGACATTCTGGTGTTCGGCGGCGGAATAATACCGCAGGAAGATATGGAGCAACTCTACCGGATGGGTTGCGGTAAACTTTTTGGTCCCGGGACGCCGACGCAAGAAATCGTCAACTATTTAAGGGAAAAGTTTCCTGACCGGGTTTAGCGCGCCGCTACCCGCAGAGTTAAAGGCGCCCGGTCTTATCAAGAAAAAACAACCGCGGTGCTGGCGTTAACGGTAAATCCATTTTTATTGACACACCCCAGAGGGAGGTTACTCTTGATGGTATGAGGAAACTTACACTGTTCATTACCGCGCTGGTTTTGTTTGTCGGTTGTCGCCGGCAGCGTTTAGATTTCTTTCCGCTGGTGCCGGGTGCGGTGCGCATTATGAAGGTGTACGAACATAAGATTGCGGGCCGGGATACGACAGCACAAACCGAGGTACGGGTAACCGAGGTCGTGATGGGAGTCAAGGATGTGCCTCAATTAGGTAAGGTTTGGGTAGTTGAGGCGCCGCTTGATTCCGGAAAGAAAACGGTCTATTTTTATGACCGCCGGGGTGATACGATATTTAAAATTGTCCCTGGTAGAGGAGGAAAACCGGAGCGGATTTTGTACCTGCGGCTGCCTTTAAGGGTGGGAGACCGCTGGTATGAGAGTGAGACGGAGCGGGAGTTGACCGAGGTTGTGGCGATTGACTCGGTTGATGTTCCGGCGGGCAAGTTCCAGAACTGTTATAAACTGGAGACAAAAAGCAATAAAGTAGATTTTCAACGGACGCTATGGCTTTTGCCCGGACTGGGTGCAGTTAAACGGGAGAAAATCCAGCGCTGGCGGCGCGGGGACACGATGTTTGAGTTGTTTCAGCGTGAGGAACTGGTTGAGTATCAGGTGATAAAAAAGAAGCGGCCGTGAAGTGGCCCCGGCGAGATTGGTGGTACTTAATTGTCCCGGCGTTGCTCGCACTCTTTGTGTATTTACCGACGCTGCGCTACCAGTTTGTCTGGGATGATGTCAATCTAATTGTCTATAGCAAGGGCGGTGTTTTAAGTTCGTTCGGTCACAGTTTCTGGCATGACAGCAAGACCCATCTTGGGCAGGACCCTTATTACCGCCCCTGGGTCAACTTTACCCTTGGATTAGAGCGACGGCTCTTCGGTCTCAAGCCGGGATTGTTTCATCTTAGTAATGTGTTGCTGCACGGTGCGGTTACATTTCTAATCGCACTGCTCTTATTCCAGTTGTGCCGGACGGCAGTGATTGCGGGTGTTGCCGGAAGTTTATTTGGTTTGCACCCCCTTTTTGTTGATAACGTCGCTTACATAAGTGGCCGGACCGATTTGTGGGCAACGCTGGGTGTGGTTGTTGCAGCGCTCGGTGCCCTTGGTTATTTAAGGAAAGGCGAAAGGAAAGGTTTATTGTTCGCCGCAGCCGGTTTTACGCTCGGTATC is drawn from candidate division WOR-3 bacterium and contains these coding sequences:
- the acs gene encoding acetate--CoA ligase is translated as MAAEANFYEPPKELVENSNVMAFMKKHGIKTLDELLARARDLEWYWGEMAKELEWFKPWEKVLDESQAPFYKWFIGGKFNIASNCVDRHMKTGVKDKIAYIYHSEPGEVEKWTYAQLYKEVNKLANALKRLGVKKGDRVTIFMPMIPQLPVAMLACAKIGAIHSVVFSGFSSASLRDRIQDAEAKVLITADGAYRRGKLVTLKANADPALAESPSIEHCIVFRRAGNPVDMKPGRDLWWHEITANESEECPTEPLDAEDMLYILYTSGTTGKPKGVVHVHGGYAVGTYTTLKFVFDIKPDDIYWCAADIGWVTGHSYIVYAPLMLGATSILYEGAPDYPAPDRWWSIIEKEKVTILYTSPTAIRMFMRFGEEYPAKHNLSSLRLLGSVGEPINPEAWRWYRKNIGGDKLQIMDTWWQTETGSFVISPLPITPLKPGSATKPLPGFSADVVDQNGNPVKPNENGFAVILRPWPSMLRTLYKDPDRYVQSYWSRFTGKYLTGDSCTRDEDGYFWFRGRADEVLNVAGHRLGTAEIESALVAHPAVAEAAVIGIPDEIKGDVPKAYVTLKVGFQPSDALVEELKKWVAQEIGPIARPESIEFRDKLPKTRSGKIMRRLLKAEALGKPIGDISTLDE
- a CDS encoding zinc ribbon domain-containing protein, with the protein product MPVYEYSCDDCGHKFDIVATLAEKEAGLKPVCPNCGGRRVHQIFGRFTVVGGSKSEVDFDAGIGDEDLEDSEDLGAGLSDLDEELGDEGDIGESDEFDID
- a CDS encoding methylmalonyl-CoA mutase family protein; this encodes MAQDDLERIREEKARWERCVDKGDPNRFQTVSGVPVDIIYTPADIKDLDYLRDLGFPGEYPFTRGIRHNMYRGRLWTMRQFSGFGTARQTNARYKFLLAHGETGLSVAFDFPTLYGRDSDDPMARGEVGKCGVAVSSLEDMETLFDGIPLGEVSTSMTINGPAAVLWAFYIVAAEKQGVPSEKLRGTIQNDILKEYIAQKSWLFPPEPSLRIITDIMAFGAERVPKWNTISISGYHIREAGSTAVQELAFTLKDGMTYVEAGIKAGLDVDSFAPRLSFFFNSHLDFFEEIAKFRAARRIWAREMRETFKAKKPESWLLRFHTQTAGCTLTAQQPENNIVRTAFQALAAVLGGTQSLHTNSMDETWALPTEKAVLIALRTQQIIAEETGVVNVIDPLGGSYYLEHLTNEMERQAYDYFAKIDALGGMVKAIEQGFPQREIAEAAYRYQKAVDENVRTVVGVNKYVLEGEKLEIPILKIEPEVEKEQCERLARLRQRRDNARVQRTLKDLKDACAGKDNVMYPILEAVRAYATLGEICNAMKEIFGTYSEPPMF
- the meaB gene encoding methylmalonyl Co-A mutase-associated GTPase MeaB; amino-acid sequence: MSESTIDELISRFRNGDRRACGQIISLVENNLPEGALVLNQLYPLMGRAYRIGITGPPGAGKSTLVEKLALALRRSGETVGIVAVDPTSPFSGGAVLGDRVRMGGLFTDPGVYIRSMATRGSLGGLARKTKEVCDVLDAFGKNYLIIETVGVGQMELDIAEAADSTVVVLVPESGDAIQTLKAGLMEIGEIYCVNKSDRDGADRMVLEIRAMLEMRAKNDGWFPPVVKTIATTGVGVDELLQGVLSHRQHQEQTDLLAARRRQALRMEMERIVEEKLRQEFLSQPEVVRLIDKLLIEVVERKISPYQAAEAVWKRCFKSD
- a CDS encoding cobalamin B12-binding domain-containing protein; its protein translation is MAKKLRVLIAKPGLDGHDRGAKVVARALRDAGFEVIYTGLHQTPEMIAEAAIQEDVDAVGLSILSGAHMTLFPEVMRLLKEKGGEDILVFGGGIIPQEDMEQLYRMGCGKLFGPGTPTQEIVNYLREKFPDRV
- the cobO gene encoding cob(I)yrinic acid a,c-diamide adenosyltransferase, which translates into the protein MIEIYTGDGKGKTTAALGLALRAAGHNWRVLIVQFMKGDPEYGEVKAVRFVPGIELHQFGLKTFVKRGSPDEEDVRLANKGLKFAQAAIKGGGYQMVILDEVNVAIDYGLLSLSEVLQLVKECPKDVELVLTGRNAPPELIAAADLVSEVREIKHPFQKGVVNRVGIDH